A segment of the Allosaccharopolyspora coralli genome:
CATGGTCGGCGGCATCGTGCAGTGCGCGCCACGCGAATGTCGTGCTGTGCCCGGCAATCTGACCCGAGTCCTGGTACTGCTCCAGCAAGCCCCGCAAGGTCGCGAGATGGTCGGCCAGGTCGGGGCCGGACAGATACGGATCCGTGGCCAATCCTCCTCGTTCGGCGAAGTAGTGGCGGGCCCTGGACAGCAAGCCGGCCAGCCGGGACACGCGCCCGTCATCGGGTTCGGTCGACTGCGCGAGCGCGTAGGCCAGCGGCAGTTCTCTCAACGCGCACCAGGCATCCAGCACGCGGGGATGGTTGACGATGTAGGGCACCATGCCCAGCCCGGTGGCGTTGCCCAGACCGAGGAAACGCCGCCACTGCCCGGACAACGCGACCGCGTGGGTACTCCGTTGCCGGGCGCAGTGCTCGACGAGGTCGTAGCTGAGTTCACGCAGCAACCAGGCCGCCAGCATCTGCGCGCGGTACGGGACCGCCAGCGGGTGTTGCACCGGCAATCCCTCGAAGTCACGCAGACCGAACTTTCCGTTGCTGTAGAACGCGGTGCTGCGCAGGATGTAGGCGGCATCACCCAGCACCTCTGGCTCCGGTTGCAGGCCGGCGGCAAGCCGGTCGACGGTGTAGTCGAAGAACCGCTGGCTGCGGTTGGCGCGAGTCCACACCAGACTCCCCACGTCGGCGCGGCCCGTCTCCTGGCCGGGCACGTTCTCCCGCAGGAATGCCATTCGTTCGTCCGGGAGGTCGCCCTCGATCAACGCGGCGGTGACGTCCCAGGACGCCGCGATCACGCGGTCGGTGCGCTGATCGTCGCCGATGGTGGTCGAGAAGATCACGAAACGGAGCTGGATTCCTTCAGCGTCGACGCGATACACCGCTTCCCCGCGCCCCCCGACGTCCATCTCCCAACGCTCGCGGGTGACCTGCCACCGCCGGTCGCCGGCGTGCCGCAGCATCGACCGGGCGAAGCTGTGCCGGGTGAGCCGGCAGGTGCCCATGACCTCCGGCGACGCGACGACACCGGCGCTGCGCGCGCGCTCCTGCGCCCAACGCAGCCTCTCGGTCGGGCGCCAGAGCACGGTGTCCGTGCTCCGGCGCTCGTGGACGGCGGTCATGACCGGTCCCCGCGAGGCGTCGCGGTCCGCAGATAGGCGGTCTTGCTCCAGGTGAAGAAGTCGGCGCTGCTGTCGCCGTTCTGCTCACGCGGAGCCGGAAACGTCGAATCCTTGAGCCCGCCGAAAGGTGCGTGCAGCTCCGAGCCGGTATTGGGCGAGTTCACCTTGATCAGACCGGCGTCGAGTTCAGCCAGACCCTGCCGCACGGCGCGCTCGTCGGTGGTGAACAGGGCCGCGGTGAGGCCGTAGCGGGTGTCGTTGGCGATCGAGATCGCCTCGTCGAGGTCGTCGGCCCGCAGCACGGTGACCACCGGTCCGAACACCTCTTCCCGGCAGATGGTGAGTTCGGGCGTTCCCGCCAGCACGGTCGGGGCGACGAAGTGGCCATCCGTGGGCAGCCGAGCGGCCGATCGCGCCACGACCTCGGCGCCCTCGCGCACCGCCTGCTCCACCGCGTGGTCGATCTCAGCTCGGGCACGCTCGTTGATCACAGGCCCGACCTGGGAGTCGGCGAGGCTGCCGTCCCCCACTTTCAGTGCCTCGAACCGCTTGGCCAGTTCCGGCAGCAGCTCGTCGTAGGCGGTACCGACCGCGATGACCCGACGGGTCGCGGTGCATTTCTGTCCCGTGGCACCGACAACCGCACCGACCAGCACCTCAGCGGCCTCCGCCGGGTCGACGTCGGGCAGCACGATCGCGGCGTTGTGGCCGCCAAGTTCCATCTGCAGCTTCGCCCCGCGAGGCACCACGGCCTCCCGGATGAGCCTGCCCACCGCGTCGGAACCCGTGAACGTGACCCCCGCGACCTCGTCCCTGGCCACCAGGGCAGAACCCAGCGCACCCGGCCCGAGCACGAGGTTGACCGCACCGGCCGGCACACCCGCGTCGTGCAACACCTCGGCGAACGCGGCGGCTACGGCCGGAGTGTCACTGGCAGGCTTCCACACCACCGCGTTGCCCCACAGCAGCGCCGGGGCTAGCTTCCAGACCGGGATCTGCAGCGGGAAGTTCCACGGGGTGATCGCCGCGACCACGCCCAGCGGGCGACGCACAGTGCGCACAACCTCGTCGGGGTGGCCCGACGGGTAGGTCGAACCGTCGGCAGCACGAGCGCGAGAAGCGTGGTAGTGCAAGGTCTCGACGCTGCCCGCGACCTCGCCCCGCGACTCCGGGAGTGTCTTGCCGTGCTCGCGGGTCATCAGCACCGCGATGTCCTCACTGCGCTCGGCCAGCAGTTCGGCGGCTCGCCGCAGGATGCGGCCACGCTGGATCAGACCCAGGTCCTGCCAGCATCGCTGCGCCACCTCGGCGGCCCGCACGGCCTGGTCGAGCTCCTCGGAACCAGCCATCCGGTAGGACGCGACGACCACGTCGGGGTGAGCGGGATCGGCGCTGTGGGCCGGTTCGCCGCTGCCGTCGATCCACCGCCCACCGACGAGATGGCGGAGTGGAACCGAGCTCGAGTTCTGAATCGTTGTCACGTACTGCTCCCAAGAGGCGGGGACACGCGCGCCGGTGTGATCTGGACAACCGGCGCCTTGTGCACGCAACGCTAAGCGCGGCAAAGCCGCAGGTGAAGGACGTATTGCGGAACGCTTGATAAGCGATGAGTATCAGTGGGGTGGAGATTCGTCAGCTTCGATACTTCGTGGCCGTTGCCGAGGAGAAGAACTTCCGCCGCGCCGCCGAGCGCCTCCATGTCGCACAGCCCGCACTGAGCCAGCAGATCCGCAAGCTGGAACAGCAGCTGAAGACAACGCTGCTGGAGCGCACGACCCGGCGGGTGGAACTGACCGACGCGGGGACCGTGCTGCTGGAGACCGGGCGTCGGGTGCTGGCCGAAGCCGAGCACGCCGAGACCGCGGTCAGGCACACCGCGCTGGGGGAGATCGGCACCCTCCGCATCGGGTTCGTCAGCTCGGCCGCACTCACCCTCGTGCCCAGGATCGTGCATGCACTCCGCGCCAAGCGCCCAGGACTGCACGTGGACCTCACAGAGCGCACCACCGACCGTCAACTCGACGCGATCGACGACGGTTCGCTCGACGTGGGAATCGTGCGCGAAGTCGGCTCCCCCACCGGACTGAACATCCACGAACTCGCGCGCGAACCCCTACTCGTCGCACTCCCGCAGACCCACCCACTGGCCGAACGCGAGTCGATCCGGCTCAGCGAGCTCGCCGACGAGGACTTCGTGGTCTTCCCTCGCGGCCAGGTGTCCCGGCTCTACGACCACATCGCCGCACTGTGCCACCACGCCGGATTCCGCATGCGCCCCTCCCAGCAAGCCGTCCAGTTCCCCACGATCCTGGGCCTGGTCGCAGCGGGAACCGGTATCGCCGTCGTCCCGGACTCCCTGCGACACCTCCAACTTCCCGGACTCGTCTACGCGCGGTTGGACGATCCCGAGGCCGTGTCACACCTCGCCGTCGTCTGCCGACCCGACCGTGCTGACCACCCGCCCGTCAGCACGCTTGTCGAACTGTGCGACCAAGACCTGTCCGGCCACGAACCCGGCAGCCTCAACACGTGACCACCCCAGCACAGCAGCCAGACGGACGGTATCCACTTCGACAGCGTCATCACGTGGATGCGGATCAGCGCAACGATGTTGTCCCGTCCCCGGCGTCAGGGCGCCACGGCCCACTTACCATCCACCATCACCGCCGACACCGCCGCGTCGCGAAGTCCTTCCGGCCCGAGGATGTCGAAGTCGCGGTCCAGCGCGACGAGGTCGGCGCGCTGGCCCACGGCCAGCGTTCCGGCCTGCCGGTGGTCCCCGACCAACCAGTGGCTGTCCTGTATTGCGCGTTGCGGGTTGGTCCGCTGGTGTGTGCCCAGGACCTGGCCGTCGTGGGTGCGACGGCTGGTCGCCGACCACATGGTCCGTGGACCCGTACTGGGTGCGCAACACGTCGATGTCGCCGTACCGCGCGTACAGCGTCCAGGGAACGGCGTCACACCAGCCGGCCATCGCCGGGTTGCCGGGTGGCAATGGGACAGTGGCTCACCGACGGCCTCCGCAGCTCCCCGGCACGCTGGGACCTACTCAGCCAGCAGGTGTTCTTCTCCCAGGTCGACCTGGCACTTGGCGGAGAACAAGCCTTCAACCCCGATGCGTGGGACGACTACGTCGCCAACCGCGACCGGATCGCCACCACCTTGTCCACACCGCGCAACGCCGTCGTGCTCACCGGCGACGAGCACAAACACTGGGCAGCAGAAGTGGAGGCGAATTGGGCCGACCCCGGCTCGAAGACGGTCTCCCCCGAGTTCGTCACGACCTCGATCACGAGTTGTGGTGTCGGCTCAGACGATCCCGATGACCAAGCGCTGGCCGAGAACCCGCATCTGAAGTTCTACCGGGATCGGGAACTCCGCGCCGACCACCGAACCCTGACCTACGTGTCCAACCGGACGCTCCGGCGGAGACCGCGCATAGTTTCGCGGTCGGGATGGCGAACCCCGCCTCAACCCGCTGTGAGGTCACCCCCGACACATCGTGCACCTTTCCCGTCGTCCAACCCATTGAAGCCGGTCGAAGATCCGGGATGCCCAGCCCGCTAGCTACGACCGGCATCCCGCCACCGCCATCTAGGCGGGAAGTCCGCGCCCACGGACGCCATGAATCAGAGCGGGGTGCCCGTTCCAAGCGAGAACACCTGGCCGTCGGCGACGGCGGTGATCTGGCCGCCGAAGTCGACTCGGACCGGCGCGGCCCGCTGTTGGTCGCTGGCCAGGCCCGCCGGGTGGCGGAGCACGACGTGGCTCATGAGTTCCTGTCGCCCACAGGGCACTGGCTCGGTGGCGGCCGGTGGCCTGGTTCCGACGCCGGCTGCGTTCAGGTGCAGGAACAGCCAGTGGCTGCTCGCTGCCCTGAACTCGGTCTTGTACGGCCGTTTCCGTTACGTCGAGAGGTACATGTAATCCGGCCGAGCCCGGCGTTGGCCCGTGGGGACGCACCCAAGCAGCTTGAGGATCCCCTCGGTGCGCGCAAGCCGAGCTCCGCGAACGGCCGCGACCTTTGCCCACCTCGTCGCCTGCGCCGGGACCAGCACCCGCGGCGCGGCGCACGAGCTGAAAGGCTGTAGGCCACCGGGCGTTAGTTCATCGCAAGACTCGTTCTTTGCGGGCATTTCCGGGAAGGGTCCGGGATCCGGCGGGTTCGGGCAGGGCATGGAGCATGGGGTAGGACGGTTGCGCGCCTGGGTGTTGCACGCTGTGTGCGCTCACGCGCGTGGCCCATCGGGCTGCGTCGGGAAGGGCGTCGCCTTGGCTGAGGCGCCAGGCCACTGTCGCAGCGAAGGCGTCACCGGCGCCGGTGGTGTCGACCGCCTCAACGACCACGCCGGGAATGTGTTCGGTGTGGTCGCCCTCGGCCACGGCGGCGCCGTCGCCGCCAAGCGTCACCACGGCCGATCGCGCTCCGAGGCCGCGGAGTGCCACGGCGTCGCCTGTTCCAGATGGACCCGTGGGCGGGGTACCGCTGCGGTGGAGGATTTCCCGTGCTTCGTGCTCGTTGACGATCAAAGGATCCGCGAGTGCCAGCACGTCCTCCGGAAGGTCGAGCACCGGTGAGAGGTTCAGCACGACCCGAGCTGCGGCGGAGCGCGCGGCGCGGCTGGCCGCCACCACGGTGTCGACCGGGATCTCGAGAACCAGGGAGACTACGCGCGCCGAACCGATCAAGGAATGGGCGTCGGCGATGTCTTCGGGGGACAACCGCGCGTTGGCCGCTGCCGAGACGACGATGCTGTTCTCGCCTGTGTTCGCGACTGTGATCAGCGCGGTTCCTGTGGGTGTGTCGCTGTCGTGGACGGTGTGCGTGGTGTCCACGCCGTCGGTCCGCAGCGCCTCCAGCAGGGTGTCCGCGTGCGCGTCTGTGCCGACTCGGCCGATCATGGCGGTGCGGGCTCCCAGCCGGGCAGCGGCGACCGCCTGGTTGGCACCCTTGCCGCCCGCGCAGGTGGTCAGTTCAGCCGCCCGCACCGTCTCACCCGGCATCGGGTGCCGAGCCACGCGCGCGGTCAGATCAACGTTCAGCGAGCCCACAACGACCAGGTCCACAGT
Coding sequences within it:
- a CDS encoding ribokinase, which produces MVSTVDLVVVGSLNVDLTARVARHPMPGETVRAAELTTCAGGKGANQAVAAARLGARTAMIGRVGTDAHADTLLEALRTDGVDTTHTVHDSDTPTGTALITVANTGENSIVVSAAANARLSPEDIADAHSLIGSARVVSLVLEIPVDTVVAASRAARSAAARVVLNLSPVLDLPEDVLALADPLIVNEHEAREILHRSGTPPTGPSGTGDAVALRGLGARSAVVTLGGDGAAVAEGDHTEHIPGVVVEAVDTTGAGDAFAATVAWRLSQGDALPDAARWATRVSAHSVQHPGAQPSYPMLHALPEPAGSRTLPGNARKERVLR
- a CDS encoding amidohydrolase family protein — translated: MWSATSRRTHDGQVLGTHQRTNPQRAIQDSHWLVGDHRQAGTLAVGQRADLVALDRDFDILGPEGLRDAAVSAVMVDGKWAVAP
- a CDS encoding LysR family transcriptional regulator, giving the protein MSISGVEIRQLRYFVAVAEEKNFRRAAERLHVAQPALSQQIRKLEQQLKTTLLERTTRRVELTDAGTVLLETGRRVLAEAEHAETAVRHTALGEIGTLRIGFVSSAALTLVPRIVHALRAKRPGLHVDLTERTTDRQLDAIDDGSLDVGIVREVGSPTGLNIHELAREPLLVALPQTHPLAERESIRLSELADEDFVVFPRGQVSRLYDHIAALCHHAGFRMRPSQQAVQFPTILGLVAAGTGIAVVPDSLRHLQLPGLVYARLDDPEAVSHLAVVCRPDRADHPPVSTLVELCDQDLSGHEPGSLNT
- a CDS encoding alkaline phosphatase D family protein, with protein sequence MGQWLTDGLRSSPARWDLLSQQVFFSQVDLALGGEQAFNPDAWDDYVANRDRIATTLSTPRNAVVLTGDEHKHWAAEVEANWADPGSKTVSPEFVTTSITSCGVGSDDPDDQALAENPHLKFYRDRELRADHRTLTYVSNRTLRRRPRIVSRSGWRTPPQPAVRSPPTHRAPFPSSNPLKPVEDPGCPAR
- a CDS encoding aldehyde dehydrogenase family protein, with the translated sequence MTTIQNSSSVPLRHLVGGRWIDGSGEPAHSADPAHPDVVVASYRMAGSEELDQAVRAAEVAQRCWQDLGLIQRGRILRRAAELLAERSEDIAVLMTREHGKTLPESRGEVAGSVETLHYHASRARAADGSTYPSGHPDEVVRTVRRPLGVVAAITPWNFPLQIPVWKLAPALLWGNAVVWKPASDTPAVAAAFAEVLHDAGVPAGAVNLVLGPGALGSALVARDEVAGVTFTGSDAVGRLIREAVVPRGAKLQMELGGHNAAIVLPDVDPAEAAEVLVGAVVGATGQKCTATRRVIAVGTAYDELLPELAKRFEALKVGDGSLADSQVGPVINERARAEIDHAVEQAVREGAEVVARSAARLPTDGHFVAPTVLAGTPELTICREEVFGPVVTVLRADDLDEAISIANDTRYGLTAALFTTDERAVRQGLAELDAGLIKVNSPNTGSELHAPFGGLKDSTFPAPREQNGDSSADFFTWSKTAYLRTATPRGDRS